attcgtaattattccaatgatcgcgaataatatgcgatttaattaatcgcatattgcgatttttcctttgatagtataaggcaacgttcctatgactaattgactatggctaggctaatatgtgtattttacgaaatttcggaatattgctctaacttcgtcttttagaatattacgaatattctaaaagacgaagttagagcaatattacgaaatttcgtaaaatacacatatagattgtaatttagctaatatagtgctataatccttttttttttcctcaattttttttgcctcttctgaacttaagttttgtaaaatatgtacactattaaaaaaattactatagcagtatattagctaaattacaatctatatgggtattttacaaaatttcgcaatattgctctaacttcgtcttttagaatattcgtaatattgcgctaacttcgtcttttagaatattcgtaatattctaaaagacgaagttagagcaatattaagaatatacgtaaaaagttgaaatcgcgatgcgattaataaaactcgaagtaatcgcctggcgatttcaacttaacactgctatattccatattaggctagaattaacgaatatagaatatagcagtgttaagttgaaatcgcaatacgattattataacttgaattaatcggattgcgatttcaacttaacactgctatattccatattcattaattctagcctaatatggaatatagcagtgctaagttgaaatcgccatgcgattacttcgagttatattaatcgcatcgcgatttcaactttttacgtatattcttaatattgctctaacttcgtcttttagaatattacgaatattctaaaagacgaagttagcgcaatattacgaatattctaaaagacgaagttagagcaatattacgaaatttcgtaaaatacccatatagattgtaatttagctaatatggaatattagcagtgttaagttgaaatcgcaattcgattattataacttgaattaatcaaattgcgatttcaacgtaattctcaaatccgacagtacattctagtatatggagacgttcccatggtgatggggatgctccatgagcacggaagtcggcagaagcggcaacgggcactaaCTGGAGCAGCcgggaatccaaaggacaggtaagaacaactttagggaagtgggaaagaaaaaaatataacaatttaaaaaaaaacaacgaatattcgatttcgcgaatatatagaacgatattctaaatattcgcgaaatctcgaaattgcgatattcgagaaacaaattcgcaattcgaatattcgcgctcaacactgatTGCTACACTGCACATACCCGACATAGAATATGACAAACTGGCCAATTTGCTTAAAAACTTTGAAACCCCCATCATACCAACTTGCGAGAAGGCCGTGTCCCCTTGTCATTTGTGGGGATTTTAAATGGAACAGCTGATGATTTTGAAAGAAGGCTTAGATGACTTCTTAGAACTAAAtaatattaaatgggttgtccgggttcgacccatttcatgctccaatgctctcctttgccctgtgctgaatcgtgCAGGCCTGTAAAACTGCTAGGGTAGTGCTAAAGTCCACCCATCTCCTCCTATCAGtgtaaaaaacataaacaaacggcccttgccctgcgcgatccagtgCTGGGCAATGAAGAGCATCAgagaggtgaaaatggggataagtctgggtccagctctgaacccggacaacccctttaatgctgataAAAATTGTTCGAATTTTAGTTCGCACCCCCTTCCATCCCCTGGTTGGGTTGAAATGGATGAACTTATGTCTTTTTTAAACCATACTAGCTATGTAATTATATAATAGCCACAACCCAAATGTAGTTCTTTAAAATGCTCAAGTTTTAGGCTGGGTAATATTGAAACTCTCCCAGTTCTTCTGCCAATCTCTGTCTGTGAGGGGGGCAGGAGTGACTGGGGGCAGATGAGTATGCAGATGGTTCATACCAAGATTCAGGAGGTGGGGCATGGGAGTAGGGACCTGGTGCTTGAGATGGTTGATGAGTTGTGGAAGAGGGAGCTACAAATCTAGCCATGACATCCATCATTGCTGTCCAACATTCCATTTTTCTAGGAGTTGGCATCTCTTTCATCAAAGGGAGGAGACTCTTGAGAAAAAGCATGTCACTATCCTCATCGTCCCGCAATTGCCTCATAATTATCTCCTGCTGAGACACCATCTCTTTTAAGTGGCGAGATCTTTCTTCATTCATCTCAGTGAGGCGATGCAACACAGATTCCATAAACTCAACCTCCTCCCTTCTCCTCTTCCTATTGCGTTTGGAGCCTCGCTCGGTCATCCTTCCTGTGTCATGTCTGGGTGATATCACAGGGAGCAGCTGTGAGGGGCCAGCCTGGGATAGCTCTGCCTCCTCAGAAGAAGATTCATAAGGCTCTGGTCCATGATGTGTTGACTCAGAGTCTGAGTCTCTGATATTTTTGGACATCCTAGATCCCCACTTTGTCTGCATCCATTTTTCTGAAACTAAGAATATTGTTattataaaatgtaattttaataaAGAATACAAATACAGATTTGAAACTAGGGTAAAGCTCTAGGGAGCCAATACAGAACAAGAATTGAATgtatatgttaggctactttcagactcgcGTTTTGTGTGGAACCGTCTTGTatatgcacagacggatccgcacgaataatgcaaacgcttgtatccgttaataacggatccgtttgcattattcattcaaaaaaaagtctaagtcaaaacgaatccgttttgacttacattgaaagtcaatgggggacggatcccttttttaattgcaccatattgtgtcagtgaaaaacggatccttccccattgacatttacatttacattgtaagtctagacggatccgttaggctcGGCATAGTCAGacagtcaccaaaacgctgcaagctacgTTTTAGTGACAGTCTAAAAAAATGTAACGGACACCAAATGCAGCCAAATTAATTCATTGTGAGAGCCCTAAagcggatctcacaggcggacccagaaacgccagggtGAAAGTAACATAAGATGTTTAAAGCTTTCCTTGaaaattaggcctcttgcacacaaccgtatgtctttttcagtattttgcagtccgcaaaaaaacggatccacaaaaatacagatgacatctgtgtgcattccgttttttattgAACATTACTGTCCTTATCAGACAATATCcatatgcggacaataataggacatgttctatctttgaacagaaatatggaaacggaaggcatacggagtaccttcatttttttttttgcagatccattgaaatgaatgattccgtatacggaatgcaaaaaacagaatgtaaatggcaaaaaaaaatgtgcaagaggccttaagtggTGCCTCACcaatccctatttttttttttttttttatctgggctACGGGGTATGGATCTGCAACATTCTCTTGGCATTACAACATTTCTGTTGATATAGAAATATTTGTAGTTGAAATCCGCTCGCATcaaactttgtgtaaggaaaggcaAATCCCTCAACCAcagtcagacaaaggtgttaccatcttgagttcttctgagcaactgcccctcctccacagtctgctcaccttttatttagtcacagtaacaATAGAAAGGGGCTGGCCCTTCACCTGACCACTTACTTAcatctgcgagacattgctatggctattgtcagtatacggtacgagtataccgacaaggcagatatgcatgtcttaaaagcagatatgtatccagaaagggatagcaaagaagcccagtgcattgcacttagtgctcacaaactaGCAAAcgccccctacacactgagaacacgtctccaagcctgtgagaaggttttcatactgacggttttaccactggtcccgattcaacccaagtaccctctgctagagcgttcttcggttaaatccgacacagggagacagataacaatctataaaaacacacacacatcctaagataaaatgtccgcataataaaatttccacaacaatgtATTCCATAGGATCATTGATTTGAAAAAGATTCCCAGGAAATCATTCATAAATTACTAATATCCAAGGTATTTAAACATAGTCTAGGCAAATGTATACCTTGTTACTGCCTAGGCTGACAAAAACCTAGTTCCTGGGATTCACTCCTGCATACAACCTCTCTACTTTCTTGCATCAAGAGATGATGGCATGGAAAAGGGTCTCCTTAGCCTCCTTGTTATATGACCGAAATACACTTGGTGAACCTGGTCTCAAAATTTTGTTCACCAAAAATGTCATCTTTGGACACACTGTAAAATAGCACAGCACATCTAGACATGGCAGAGAGGCAGGCTTTCTCCCCAGGGCATGAATCTGACTGGACAGTGAGCACTATGGGCAGGAAGTTTCAGCATGTGTAGTGCTGGCAGACTTCAGTACTGTGGACCTGGCTGAACTGCAAGTGAGAATGCTGTGGGAACAGGGCTACCAGACATAAAATGGAAAAGGTATGAAGGCTAAAAGACTAAGCCCAGAGGACCATATATACTACAAGCCCAATGCCTTTATTtcacattaatttccccactaaaatattaaaatgttagAACATAACCTAATAACATGTCATATTATCAgcataaatatatagataaatacaATGCGGCGCTCACGCATACATCTGTATAATAGGAGTACTCCAAATGAATGAGACCTCTTAGTTCGCTATATGGGCGTCTATTTGCAAAAAATCGTTCGATTATATCACTCGGATATTTCGTATGGTTAAATGCTGTTTTACCAGTTGTTGGAACCTGGATGGTTCAAAAGATGTCCTCTCCGTGGTCGATGGTATGAAAACCTTTACACTCAAACACTGCTTACTGATGATGGTTTAACCGCCTTCAACACCTGTTGATTTACTACCTCCTCTTGCGGAGTAGTCACTCGACTCATTCACCGTGGCGTCTCACGTGATCAGCCCGGAAGATGGTTGTTAGTTGGTGATGTCATCCACTTGGGTTAGTCGGGATGGCGGAAATTGATAAAGCAGAGTTCGGTCAATGTAAGATTTGGTTTTGCTTGACTGGATTATTGCACTATGTTGAACCAGTCACCATAGGTTGATCCGCTGTGATGTTGTTTTACCGCTAGCACCACTTTAGAGCTGGTATCAAACTCTCCCTTTTCGGAATAGATTCGATGTGGTAATCGGAAGAGTCGTTTTTTGCTAAATAGAAAATAACGCACCAATAGTTGGGTCAAgttcacactagacgcgtttcggaaacacTGTTCCTTCTTCAGTAGACAAATTTGAAATGCTGGTCATGTCTTTATATACCCTTATTGGGctttgtgacgaaaccaacctcgccacggtgttttggagggggctggttgctagcctcttacctcaggattatggcccatactaactttaaagaaaacaggccggccgcacagcttaaatctgtctttggaattgtgttttatgttattatgcgttcggttaaattgtatgttatgtgagggcacccagatagctaatattattgtattcgtgtattccgagtgccattcacctaatgatatgcactcagacttgagctatctggggatatgttaaatgtctgtgtttgctgtgggggtgtgccattgtgtgtttgggtggtgattcctgtcctgttgtctccacgtgtgtattggtgttttccctttgtcctgagacataattggattgctcctcgggtgtcgccaggcagagaggaggaaaccatgatgcattgtggggatgtgttgtgtctgtgtatcctgaatttctgcatatctgtcctgtgtcgcagtctccattctggtcccctaagggcgtggccaccagatggggacctgcataaatacgggcgggtagccctcaataaagtgttcctgttttatccttcatcatgctgagactggtgtttggataactgatcaaactgggggattgctatacgctgacgatttgctataactcccctggcataactactagctcttgtaagagctgttcctgctctctggctgtaggagaggttcacccactggagcctggagccttgtcgtaggtccagcgtgggtggaggacggtgagaccccaaccaagctgcggcggttcgtggggtctgtagggcgtacggtgtcaagtggagtgcttggagtcctcggaaagcactaggagcatctatcgacggaggtacccggtcggggtgctaggagatccgttacattggtggcaagcagtgggatggcgtcctagtgtgaggagaagcagctcggagacaccgttcgtggagtatatcgagggcaacgctagtatccgtacagcgcccctggctacagcaggatggaatcggctagtcttcgaacagcgttccactacgaggaggatgatgacccggactggagggatgcagtccggaaaggcgtctggcacgaggccctggaagatgtacagcgtcggcggggcgagtgtctccccagtgaggagcagcagttgcggatgcgagtggccctgcgaatgccccttctgggagaggagcccctgaatgagtgggtgacagaactggagagcctggtatggaaggagctttggctagatgacgcctaccaggcactctggtggtatgtgattcggcactctccctggatggctgagcacgacagacccgagggtgaggattatgatggccctggcctgttgtttgaggccttcgcagaaccggagttcggagatgctggagggtcccggttctgggatatctatgactacagagaggctatgcatgattgggctacagcgagagaggtgagacaagacctggcatctctagtcacaaaggagtgggagctggagcaggactaccaatacttcttcagctcaattcggtcccaatatacactgccagagagctgggtggcagtcccagacctacaaccctacagctgggaagacccgactgaagtatcccctgcttcagtaccagctacagaggtaggggtcctcatagactggtcctgtgaggaaccacaacaggcaggtggagaagggaccgagggctctccaccgggatgctgggatgctggcccagaccctcagcggcagccggagttgccaggtgtggacgcaggtgatcctgactcgcaaatgttgagggacctcacagactggtcctgggaggacccacagatggcagctggagatgggaccaaggtctctctactggccctacagggatgctgggccgcctgcccagatctccagcggcagtgcatatcacagggagaggagacaaccggtctctctccccagcggcaacctgagttccagggggaggagatgcggggtccctctgccttacagcaaccagagtcctggggaggagaggcaaccggcctcaccttccaccagcagccggagatactgggaaaaggggaacacaagcccctctgcatgggcgcagatgagaccgagggctcggtgccagtcctacagggatgctggacagtcggtccagatccccatccatctccgcagggataccaggaggaggaggtaagcgagccctccccttcccagctacttcccaacagagttctgggggcaggggatgagcctgcgctacccactgatttctccccagcggaagagctggcctctgggcagagcgcagtcggcctctgccctcccctatcctcttcttcagagccggactccccacaagcgaccccagcggaagagctggcatctgggcagagcgcagtcggcctctgcccaccaagtacctacagctccaagctggagaaccacaaggcagcaaggagtcgcagatgcccactcaacagctggggacatacggaacagagccaggccccaaaattcaacaggtccagtatggggttgtggttggactgccagactaactcaggtactgaccgtgaggtcaggtatctggttagtcttccctggaagggggagatgtgtgacgaaaccaacctagccacggtgttttggagggggctggttgctagcctcttgcctcaggattatggcccatactaactttaaagaaaacaggccggccgcacagcttaaatctgtctttggaattgtgttttatgttattatgcgttcggttaaattgtatgttatgtgagggcacccagatagctaatattattgtatttgtgtattctgagtgccattcacctaatgatatgcactcagacttgagctatctggggatatgttaaatgtctgtgttttctgtgggggtgtgccattgtgtgtttgggtggtgattcctgtcctgttgtctccacgtgtgtattggtgttttccctttgtcctgagacataattggattgctcctcgggtgtcgccaggcagagaggaggaaaccatgatgcattgtggggatgtgttgtgtctgtgtatcctgaatttctgcatatctgtcctgtgtcgcagtctccattctggtcccctaagggcgtggccaccagatggggacctgcataaatacaggcgggtagccctcaataaagtgttcctgttttatccttcatcatgctgagactggtgtttggataactgatcaaactgggggattgctatacgctgacgatttgctatactcccctggcataactactagctcttgtaagagctgttcctgctctctggctgtaggagaggttcacccactggagcctggagccttgtcgtaggtccagcgtgggtggaggacggtgagaccccaaccaagctgcggtggtTCGTGGTGTCtgtagggcgtacggtgtcaagtggagtgcttggagtcctcggatagcactaggagcatctatcgacggaggtacccggtcggggggctaggagatccgttacaggctTGATATAATGTCTGGTCTGGATTCTGGATCGTGCATCCGCAAATAATTTGCAGATTGCACTCACCCACCTAATCTGTTTCCCTAAACATAAAAATACTTCACATATATAATGATGATAGTTCATAGATCATGAGTTTAGAAAgtgacaatataaaaaataacaatataaaaatacaaaatgtataaatataaaatacaaaatcacagaaatagtgATACGGATATTGTGATTGCAGAGCACATTAATAATATTAGGAAACACATCCTCTATCAAAGCATTTTAGATACATCGAGCAGGTGATCCCAGTCAAATGAGATTTCTAGCCATACAATCAGTCAAGCAAGACTGGAGAGGGGGTGACTTTGTAGCCAAAATGTCCAGACAAGAATCAAAAAAGATTTTTGAGTTTGGATCTCTGATGCCTCTAGGACTAAATTCGGAGAAGGAAATCTTCGGCTTTCTGTAGGGGAGGTGGGTTGGGTTACATGGTTACATGGGTAGTCAATGCCAGGCTGTTTAGCAGCGCATTGACTTCCCCTGCATCCTTCTCCCCTCCGCTAAAGTCCGACAGCCTTTGAACTTGTGATCTAATCACAATATCCGTATCACTATTTCTgtaattttgtattttatatttatacattttgtatttttatagttATTTTTTATGTTGTCACTTTTTAAACTCATGATCTATGAACTATCATCATTATATATGTGAAGTATTTTTATGTTTAGGGAAACAGATTAGGTGGGTGAGTGCAATCTGCAAATTATTTGCGGCTGCACGGTCCGGAATCCAGACCAGACATTATATCAAGCCCAATAAGGGTATATAAAGACATGACCAGCAGGTCAGTATTCAGCATTTCACATttgtctactgaggaaggaacagtggttccgaaacgcgtctagtgtgaacTTGACCCAACTATTGGTGACGTTATCTTCCGATTACCGCATCGAATCTATTCCGAAAAGGGAGAGTTTGATACCAGCTCTAAAGTGGTGCTAGCGGTAAAACAACATCACAGCGGATCAACCTATGGTGACTGGTTCAACAGCATTTAACCATACGAAACATCCGAGTGATATAATCGAATGATTATTTGCAAATAGACGCCCATATAGCGAACTAAGAGGTCTCATTCATTTGGAGTACTCCTATTATATAGatgtatgcgtgagctccgcattgtatttatctatatatttatgcTGATAATATGACATGTTATTAGGTTATGTCctaacattttaatattttagtgGGGAAATAAATTACATGTatacaaaaatactgtgagccagcctgacTGATTCATTAACAATGTATTCGTTgttcagctggtaactgaaaggctgggctccagtagtttgctggtggagcttctctaaatatttattttctatttcacattctgcagaaagtacaggTACTTTAAGGAATAATGAAGGCCACTGGTGAGATGGTGCATACCCACTGTAGAATGGTACTGTTAGAAGGCATTGTTTTTGTATATACAGTTTAATCATCAGTAACAGTACTCCTAGATTTACAACTCTGTGAATACATGTGAAATTGAAGCCTCCTGTATTTATGTGTGTAAGAACATAAGACACAGTCACAACTATGAGAGCACAGAGGAAATATAACGGGGACTGATGGCCAAACATATGCATGAAAGGCATAGAACAAGAATAACTGAACATCTCCCGTATTTAGTACATACTTGTCAACTTTCATAAGTTATCCTTAATCATGCCATGCATGACCACACCCACTTACAACTAACCACACCCTGTTTCATTGTACAGCACTGTGACCCTACAATGCACTTTTGGGCACCAGGGCTGAGTCTGATGATGCTGAATCCCAGCACCACATACAGTTCGGCTACCGCAAAGTAccgcaaagtgtatgagattacactaaTCCCATGTGCACTTTGCAGATTgtttctgtgcagaaattgacctgctgtgtggatttccaatcctgcagcatgtcaattatgtttacaGTTTTAGATGTGAATTTCACCCTTTTCCAATGAAGGGCGAGATTTACAGCAAAGCTGCattaaaatctgcaccaaaaccggTGTTAGACATTGCGGGAACTCGTGCGGATCTGACATGCATTCACCCGCACTTGCGTGCACGTGCCCTTAAAGTTCAAGGGGGGCTTTCCATAGAAAGCAAGATTTGCTAACTCTTCTGTCGTGGAATTTGAGAGGTCTCTCCTTTTTTGGTATATGGTCCCTACTCACC
The sequence above is a segment of the Bufo gargarizans isolate SCDJY-AF-19 chromosome 6, ASM1485885v1, whole genome shotgun sequence genome. Coding sequences within it:
- the LOC122939814 gene encoding uncharacterized protein LOC122939814 isoform X1 yields the protein MICMDWGAPQMDHIQCTPELHNDPTQDLQGDVPRNVKFEEEVICVKIKEEEIPTDVSPVSEKWMQTKWGSRMSKNIRDSDSESTHHGPEPYESSSEEAELSQAGPSQLLPVISPRHDTGRMTERGSKRNRKRRREEVEFMESVLHRLTEMNEERSRHLKEMVSQQEIIMRQLRDDEDSDMLFLKSLLPLMKEMPTPRKMECWTAMMDVMARFVAPSSTTHQPSQAPGPYSHAPPPESWYEPSAYSSAPSHSCPPHRQRLAEELGEFQYYPA
- the LOC122939814 gene encoding uncharacterized protein LOC122939814 isoform X2, with the protein product MSRAPQMDHIQCTPELHNDPTQDLQGDVPRNVKFEEEVICVKIKEEEIPTDVSPVSEKWMQTKWGSRMSKNIRDSDSESTHHGPEPYESSSEEAELSQAGPSQLLPVISPRHDTGRMTERGSKRNRKRRREEVEFMESVLHRLTEMNEERSRHLKEMVSQQEIIMRQLRDDEDSDMLFLKSLLPLMKEMPTPRKMECWTAMMDVMARFVAPSSTTHQPSQAPGPYSHAPPPESWYEPSAYSSAPSHSCPPHRQRLAEELGEFQYYPA